The Juglans regia cultivar Chandler chromosome 2, Walnut 2.0, whole genome shotgun sequence genome includes a window with the following:
- the LOC109014507 gene encoding nuclear transcription factor Y subunit C-1-like, translated as MRQAGIYSGILAGGRTGPHLLPLARIKKIMKKSGDNVNMISGEAPIVFSKACELFIEELTRRSWMVAMQRKRRTLHKEDVASAVITTDIFDFLVNLVSADSTNPTPFASVAMETVLESS; from the coding sequence ATGAGGCAAGCCGGAATATACTCGGGAATACTTGCCGGAGGGAGAACGGGTCCTCACCTGTTGCCGTTGGCGAGGATAAAGAAGATCATGAAGAAATCTGGGGACAACGTGAACATGATATCTGGAGAGGCTCCCATCGTGTTTTCCAAGGCTTGTGAATTGTTCATCGAGGAATTGACACGAAGGTCATGGATGGTAGCCAtgcaaagaaagagaagaacGCTTCACAAAGAGGACGTTGCCTCGGCTGTTATAACCACTGAtatctttgattttcttgtcAATTTGGTCTCTGCAGATTCTACTAATCCTACCCCCTTCGCCTCGG